Genomic window (Maniola jurtina chromosome 8, ilManJurt1.1, whole genome shotgun sequence):
CTTTATTAGCTACATCTAAACATGGATAGTCAAGAAAAAATGGCTTACCTCTTTAATCAAGTCTTGTACTAACTCCGTAGGGTAATCATCAGCGTGCTCACAGATTCCAATTTCTTCGCATTCATCGTACGCGTTCGCTTGCAGTGCAAACAGCtgaaaataagtttttaaagaaaataagtgCAATTGCATACAAGATAAGTGCTTATAAAAGCAGAATGTCTAATTTCTTGTAGAGGCTTCCATATGACACGATCttgccacctgaatccagcggctcccttcgactcgtttgatgtcgtctgttcacTCACCTAGGTCCTAGTGGTGTGGTTTGCCAACACTGCGCTCGGAAAGCGGCAGAACAAAACTTACAGCACCTTGgactataaaataaatgtgacccgcccattgccacttcagcttcgcaacccgtggttaagtcggttactttggttcttcAGACGAGAGCACACAAATActacttttacaagtgtaaattaaaaattaataacacccccaacaagtaaaggttacagtaaccagaaaagagctgataactttcaaacggctgaaccgattttcttggattatagctaagaacactctcgattagccacctttcaaaaaaaaaacttaattaaaatcggttcattagtttaggagctacgatgccacagacagatacacagatacacacgtcaaacttataacacccctctttttggatcgggggttaaaaacaataaataactgggaagaatataataataaataatcgacATTGAATAATATGCCCTACATTATTAATTGTTATAGTACAAATCACCTGTAGAGTATATTATTTCTATTTGCATGCTGAAGTTTCAGTAAATATGCAGGGACTATTTAAGACCTTTGTAAGCCACCCATGTTTAGcaaatttttttcaattcaattcaattcaacttACAATTTGGAGCACAGCAACAATACCACGTAATAGAGCCATGGTTATCCTTCAAATGCTGGGATGCTGAGCTTATTATCGTGTTGCTTGTTAGTACATTTAATTAACCGCAATAATTCAGTACTTACGTCATGACCTCTGACCCAACCACGAAAACTCTCTATCgcaattttagcgataagaccgcctattgtacaaacatctattttgttataattaaaaaccggccaagtgcgagtcagactcgcgcacttaggttccgtactcgggtattttttccaacattttgcccgataaatcaaaaacaatacataaaaataaatgaaatctgttttagaatgtacaggtaaagccctttcatatgataccccacttgctatagttattaaaaattgaaacacattttaagttttttttaatgatgtaaccacaaattcgcagttttcagatttattcctgtacttgtgctataagacctacctacctacctttcatgattctaggtcagcgagaagtaccctataggtttcttgacagacacgacggacggacggacggatggacggacggacggacggacggacagacagacatcaggggtagatgatacgttgatggatgacagaagaagaggaagacatgttgtgccgaccctgCGTAGcgtaagtgatattttaataattgcTCATAGTGCATGCCCTCCAGAATTATAGAAGACCGACCACTATTAACTaccgttttaattaaaatgaagtAATAATAACTTAGTCTTCTAGTTAATTTTAGTCGTGTTTCCTAGGTAAGTAGGATTATAATATGTTTCTATTAGGATTTCCCAGCCCATTAAATAAATACGCTTAAATAAATTGATAGTAACGGGAAAATTTATGTGGCAAGAGGATATGAAGAAGGAAGGGtaaaatattgattacaaattaGTTAGTTAGTTCCAGCTTTAATTAATATAGATAACGCGAGCACGTCATAGTCACGCAGGTATAGCAACTAGCTTAGCAtaaccctttttagggttccgtaactcaaaaggaaaaacggaacccttatatgatcactttgttgtctgtttgtctgtccgtccggcgtgtctatcaagaaaacctatagattacttcccgttgacctagaatcatgaaattcagcaatgaggtaggtcttatagcacaagtaacggaataaatccgaaaaccgtgaatttgtggttacaccattaaaaaaaaattaaaatgtgtttaaatttaagaaaagaaagaaaacttataccaagtgggatatcatatgaaagggctttactgtacattctaataggggttaaagtatgaaattgccgttttattgtaataggtacttcgaattgacatagaaccttcatggtttgagattttttaattgaaacttttttcatacggtacctatgtagttcttcttttaaaaaatgtgcaaCATTCGATTGTCAActttcagttgttttttttattcagcttaGACAATAAAGATGGATACTTCGAAAATTCGTGTGATTTTTGAATACAGAAACAGCTCGCAATATTAATGTTGCGTTTGGAGAGGGGACTGCTAATGAACGCACTGTGCGATTTTGGTTTAAACGCTTTCGTGATGGAAACTTCGATTTGAAGAACGAACAACGTTCAAGACCGCCCACACAGGTGAATAACAATGATTTGAAAGAGATGGTGGAAGCCCATCCAAGCCAAACTATCTAGGAATTATAGCGGCATGGTTTAGCGGAATTTAGGAATTAGCGACGCCGAACTCCGAACAATGATAGCGAAACTAGCAGTGAAACAGCCCCGACTTATGAATCGATCTTCACCATTATTGCTCCATGATAACGCGAGACCTCATACAGCACGAGAAACCGTTTTAACTCTACAGGAACTGCAATTAGAAACCATTCGTCACCCTTCGTATTCGCCAGACCTTGCTCCAACGGACTACCATTTTTTTCGTGATTTGGACAATTTTCTGCttgataaaaagttttcttctcAGGAGGCAGTGCAAAATGCTTTCACACAGTTTGTCGAATCTAGATCACCAGAGTTCCATCGCAAAGGCATAAATGAGCTTCCTATTAGATGGCAGgaatgtatagataataatggtaattattttgattaaataaatatgttaaattaaaaaaatatatatatttttcagtacaaattggcaatttcatactttaacccctaataaaacagatttttatttatttttatacataatcttaaatttatcgtgcaaaatttcaataaataaccgagtacggaaccctcggtgcgcgagtccgacacGCACTTATACACATAGATATGAACTTATACACTATATTAACTTATCCGTGGAATGGAGTTAGTATAGCTCTCTCTCtgttttgtatgggattacgaaacagagagcgctatactaacttcatgCCACGGATAATTTAGTGTAGTGCTTTCTCTGTAATGTGCTACCTACTATCCATCTTTTTAAGGttttgcagtaggtaggtacttgaccCTAATAATATGAGAAACTTGTAAGcgcataaataaaacaatacaccgTTTAAGAATAACAGGcagtttattaaaatatgaataaaaaataatttgtccagtttacaaaaatagtaagtataaaatataagtttgactatgttaacatattattatacctataaatgCAATCTTTATTAATACCTATCTAACTTTATACACTAGGTTTCAAAACATAACGAAGCGAAAAAGaatctattttaatttatattaagaaatacctatacctaaatgcaatttttattaatacctaTTAATATCTACTTTTATTCACTAGGTTTACAAACGTAAGGAAGCGAATCCGAAACTGTTTTAACTATAACTACGTGAACTAAACCCTAATTTATATTCAGCCAtgacttacataattatttatacaaatgtagtccaatacaataatacctactagcGTCATAATATGGGTTTAGGTCACAtgaactataaaataaatcggTACTCGTCTTATTTTGCACGGCTTTTAGCGCCTTTGTTACGCTTGGGCGCTAACTTAAGTAAGAGGCACATAGACTTAAATCGTTGGCTTATATCTTCACTAGGTATACAAGAATACGTCTATTTCAGGAACTTTACTTTTATAAGCAACCAGGgtgttatatattattatatattatattcaactactgttaggtatataatatctaCACAAGTTAGTTATTCAGCAGGTATTTGTATCTAATCAATGAATTCCTTCAAACctttcaaatattattattctagggattttcttagggccggcgcacataatgGCGGAGCGCTGCGCAGAGCAtacccgcgaagttttctaatcgcgtgacacattatacgcgaatttctaccagagaatgcaggactgcgcgcggatgcgcgagtatccacacggatgcacaattgattttagattttatttcaatgaggacagtaattttgactgtgaaaaatgctctgcgctgcgctccgccatatgtgcgccggcccttaatcTTTCAACTCTCTTTTTCTTCCTCTTTCATTACTATTAGTAATTTTCCTGAAAACACCTAGATCCTAATGATGAAatagaacaataataataattaggtcgcctaaataatacttttttctaACTCAACAATTTACGAAGTAATTACCTATTTCTTCTTGGAGTTTttcgtaataaataaatttctagCGATAAGATCATACACCGTTCGTTTCAAAACTGTCCCTGGGTTCTAGATGGCATTTACAACAGCTGGGCACAGAAAAGTACCCTGTTTGAACCTTTTTGCTGTCTAGATTTAGATATACCATTTCTCTTTTTGTAAATTGTTGCTCACATGCTAAACTGAAGTCGGTGTTTTTAATGTAGGCAGCTTTGGAACAAGACGCTTGTGGAATGTCCCTGAAAAAAAAGAAGTTTAAGATTAACTATGTAGGAGAAAATGTAAGTGACTCTCCTTAATTTAAGTTCACATTTCGCAATGTCAGACACTTGGCTGTAAGTGGAGGCcctaaaatgacagctacattgtgacgatcgcaatcacctctgttTGGCCAACATTCGCTCACTATTGGCCTGATGTTTAGTGATTAGTaggtggtagatgcttttgacgattcgaaagaacttgtaaaagtctaattgaataaaaacattttgaatttgattaccgctgcctatgaacatttgcagcaccagaggaaccgccaatacgttgccggtctttcaggaatttgttggtccaccccttgataaccccatgttgtaatctaatgaaGAGTATTTgtttgattccacagtttgcatgtgcgtggaaaaagtGATTTGGCTCAACTATTGCATTGTTGCAGCCAGAATATCACAAATTCAGCGAATCACAACAATTACAATTATAATGGATTCATTCATTCAGATTCATGCAGGTTTGACGTAATCTACCTACAGCCTCACCCAACGTGAACTAAACCTACATTTTTCGGCCAGTCTACGTCGTAGACTCACCTCTACGCGATGCCTCTACGCTATCGAAAAAATCCGAAGTTTTTAAATAGCAATTTGAGCTATTCGTTATGTCAGTTGGTCTATGTTTCTTCTAAAAGGGTTTATTCGTAGGACGCTCTAAACAAACGTAGTTATTGGTacacatttgaatattagctaatcaaactcaataaaatttcgtagatggctaatattaatatgtgtctgtgattttccagatttccgttaaaattttttgttttaaagttaaacGAGATCAAGGATTTACACACAGATCTTTGAACCCGTATCACTTTcaaactgaattttttttacggaaatctggcataTTACAAACACAGATACATATATTAGTTTCAAAGTCTACAAAGTTacattaattttgtttgtttaataTTCAGATGAGAACGACACTAACTTTGTATGGAGCGGGTGACGGAGTGTCTTCTATTAAGGttgttaaaatatacttacagaCACTCATGGACTCGAAAGCTTTGGAATCGGTGTCCCTGCATATTCAAAACGAACTGCCATTTTCTGAAGCGGTCTTTTACAGCTAGTGGGAATATAATCTGTAAAATATATAGCCGATTAATACAAATTGAAATTTCGCAACATCTGTTTCATCGTACCATGTATTAAGTTGttggtatattaattatttattatagacaCATATGATATGGATTTTCTTACCCTTTCTCTCTGAGTCTCGCACAAATGTTCAACCTCTCCGAGATGATTAGAATATTCGTTCTCATACAATTGATCATTGGTGAAACTTGTGACGTTTTTCAAACGGAGCTGAAATTATATGAttgattattttaatacagttacAATATTTCTTTTTCATAACCATAACCTTCCTCATTTGATTAAGTGTATGcgttttattattaaacaagGAAACAATAATAGGTATTAACAATGAAAACCTAAGCCATGACTTACACGCTTACacgcttttctttttgaagtCATTATGGCATGTTTACTAAACTGGGACCTTATAAAAAAGCTCAGAGTTAAATTATCGGGTGATGGGAGCGagttatgcttggagtttctctgtGTGAGCAAATCAGAAATGATCCGTACCTGCCTGCTTTGCTCGAGAAACCAATAGagttgtaaataataatgtCCTCCGATCGAATTTCGGCTACGGGGGCCAATCTCCGTAGAGACTGTGCCCACTGCACGGGAGATATTACagtgcacaagtgtgtgcgcaaacagaggtgcactctctattccctcactctcatagtccgatcGAACGGAAACCCGACACGACAGCAATTATTTgtgaaagacagacagatacaggcatagcaagtgacaggtcgagatggcaatcggggtatgaggcgggagggCTCTCCGTACATCGCACGTCATCCGCGCTATCCCACAGGGGTGGGGGGGGGgcgtcccccccccccccccccgattaccatctcgacttgtcgcgtactatagtacCTACTCGTCCGCATGGAATTAGCTTACTTAAAAATCTCGTGaaaaattactttaattttccgggatataaagtagccatCTCACTGTCCAGGTATTTACTAGTAATTatttatccatgcaaaaatcacgtccatCCGTTGCTTTGTCGTAGCGTGAATGGCCACCAACCGGAcataccaacaaacaaacacgtgctttcataatattaaggGATTAGTAGGAAAAGTGGGATCTACATACCTTATCCATTATGATCTCCACGAGTTTCGTTGGATAGTTTTTCACGTTATCACATATGATAGATTTATTGCAAGCATCAGGTATCGCCGGGGCCGCTACTGGAGAATTATAGTCTTCCCAGGACAAAAGGACAACGGGCTCTATAAtagaaaacattttcaaaattaaaattaaatacacaCTTATccacattttgtatttttaatcagAAATTCTTAATATTGTAAAGACGaaagatttatttgtttataatcaataaactgaaactactgaacctattttctataattctttcaccattagaaagcaaCCTACTTTATCCATAGTAGCTTATCCATCCATAGTTAGTGAAGTAACTATCAAATTTATGGCGATGTTCTAGCTtggaaaagaaaatataacatttcatacacccaaaatatcattttcataatattatgtacgggaccctaaaagagtgaggcttgactcgcacttggctggtttttgtttACTATATCGATACAAAAAAATCAATTCGATCCATTGtaccgttgcggcgtgattgaaggacaaaccaataaacaaacacactttcgcatttataatatgagtggtaatttaaaattatatatatttacagATATACACTATTTATGGCGTAGAAATGATATATTTATCTCAAAGATTGCGGCATGCAGCGCGCCGAAAACAGAACGGGCACAATCTATCtcgttaaaataatataaatcgtttttttacatgccgtataGCAAAAATCCGTTTTTGTGAGTACTGTGAACGTTCAGGATTctacttataaaaaattcattttgatttttaaaaaaattaaccagATTTGCAGCTTTATTtctttatataattatatagagCGCCTGCGTTAATAACACCGCAATTTCTGCATAAAAAGCCGTTACagaatttttttcataaacttacgatttcaaataaattatggTAAGTCAATAAAAATCACTATTAGTATTAGTgtacaaagtaataatataaaatatgaacTCGTTCAAGGGACCTCCcctatgttaataaaaatagaggaatttttttaaaacctgatCAAATTACATACTGTAGGTACGGTAGGTAAGAAGATATTTTACACTTACCATTTTCCGAAAACATCGGCAGCCTTATCGCTTGTACTCGTGAAAATTGGGCTTTAAtctggaaaaaaaatatttttgaaacctCGAGAAAGCTGCAAATTGTACTTAGTAGATACTTActagtttttgaaaaaggttcgtgtcttatttatctatttttgatttatatctAGTAACTTGTTTATAATGCGTATAAAATGAGATCTCACTTTAAGTTTAAGTTAGGTCTcaactatcatgtcaaaagtaggtaagattttaattcttattttaaagtttatcaGGCTAGATCGTAGTATCTCCTCATATCCTCGTATCctcataataagaaaaaaaaatatttaaaggtgATTGAGTTtctcttttaattttttcggACTATTCTAGATATATCAACTGACTACAGTACcaaacaaaccaaaaaaacGATAACGCAAACGTCTTTAAAAATGGCTCTTCGAAAAGTGTGAACTTCTGCATTTGTTCAAATTGTACCCTGTAGActgtatttacattttacaataaatataataaataaataaattaaataggtcTCTACTCACCACtataacaattaaaataaactgaatattatatagaataaaatgattatattttCCCGACATTGTTACGACAAACGAAGTACTACAGAGTACCGATATAGGCAACACTATAATGCCCTAAAATATTCTGGCATGTATGTTATATATGAGGAAAATTTTCCTCATACATACCTATTCAATTACGAAACAATTCATTAATATCGCTTATcgcgtaggtacttactgataGGAAGGACGAGTAATTAAATTAAGCAATTAGTGTTTAGTTTAATTATAAAAGGGGGGAAAATCGGGGGTTTGTAATATCAAAAtacgataactataccgagtgaggtgtcatatgaaagggctttacctgtacattctaaaactgatttttatttatttttatgcagtcGAATAATCTGACATAATTATGgccaataaaaaaatacaaaaaaaactaacactctaattattatgtagttttttttttatattaacattaAACCTCTATTAACAATGTTAGTTTTGTGTttcgttaacaaaagtga
Coding sequences:
- the LOC123867748 gene encoding protein spaetzle-like translates to MSGKYNHFILYNIQFILIVIVIKAQFSRVQAIRLPMFSENEPVVLLSWEDYNSPVAAPAIPDACNKSIICDNVKNYPTKLVEIIMDKLRLKNVTSFTNDQLYENEYSNHLGEVEHLCETQRERIIFPLAVKDRFRKWQFVLNMQGHRFQSFRVHECLDIPQASCSKAAYIKNTDFSLACEQQFTKREMVYLNLDSKKVQTGYFSVPSCCKCHLEPRDSFETNGV